In one window of Paracoccus saliphilus DNA:
- a CDS encoding efflux RND transporter permease subunit → MKIAPSMPRAGMIDLFVRRPTLAIVINLLILIAGAVALFGVDVREMPQVDQPVLSVRASYDGASAEIVDRQVTAVLEASLSRMEGLKNISSTSSYESSQISIDLNDGVDIDTATNDAREIVSQTMRELPEDMDEPSVSQNDSDAQPIVRLALSGTADIPELTSIAEGIVTDRLSVIEGVAEITVTGNQLQEFRVEIDMTALQSRGLSLDDVETALQALRDDTPLGSLDTGSETLTLRSASPDATVEDIATLRIDRTTRISDVAFVQLTSEDQSSSAYIDGQPSVSIDIVRESVGNTLTISQAVNQAVAELASVLPEGVSLAVTSDDGVFIEQSIKEVLSSIIMSTAIVILTIYAFIGSARATIIPAFTIPVALVGTIGAIWMAGFSINTITLLALVLATGMVVDDAIVVVENIVRKRREGMGRRAAAVAGTSEVFFAVLSTTATLAAVFIPISFLPGQAGGIFKEFGFVLAFSVTLSSIAALVLAPVLAAIVDPGRHDLASGQASRPSFLARGFDALVDRTIRSPILAICIAGAVAIIALGAAREMPSEVTPSEDRGFFMVMARSSSGDSVEVLETVISQIEGVLAPYREREVISTVQSLTGRGGSGMAFVIVRLADWADRDTPQQEVMADVSRQMGDIPGLTAFVRSSNSLNIRGGGGGGLEFAVSGQDRDALEDATDALISAMQSDSTFLNPQLSSEQVQPVLEVEVDREAARDLGLDSASISSSISMMTQGQTAITVFLEGEEVDVTLVPGDPAIEDPSDLEAIFTRTADGQYIPFSSVASLNQVVAPSSLDREAQSPAISAQANLGAGIDLGEAAERLEAIAGEVLPEGTHLVLLGEAAAIDESTQGFMLVFGVAFLIVLLVLAAQFESITSAVSIMVTVPFGIAAAVLAISFSGGSLNYYSQIGLVLLVGVMAKNGILIVEFANQLRAAGQDIDSAIRDAMRLRIRPVMMTMVSTVLGGLPLVLASGAGAEARVAVGWVIVGGLGFATVFTLVLTPAAYRLIAGFGMAPGAAASALDAEIAAARAGSEPL, encoded by the coding sequence ATGAAGATTGCACCCAGCATGCCCCGGGCCGGCATGATCGATCTCTTCGTGCGCAGACCCACGCTTGCGATTGTCATCAACCTTCTCATCCTCATTGCAGGCGCAGTCGCACTGTTCGGCGTCGATGTACGGGAAATGCCGCAAGTAGACCAGCCGGTGCTGTCAGTTCGCGCAAGCTATGATGGGGCCTCGGCGGAAATCGTCGACCGTCAGGTGACGGCAGTTCTCGAAGCGTCCCTAAGCCGAATGGAAGGGCTAAAGAACATCTCTTCCACCTCCAGCTATGAATCGAGCCAGATTTCGATCGATCTGAATGATGGCGTCGACATAGATACCGCGACGAACGATGCGCGCGAAATCGTGTCTCAAACGATGCGGGAACTGCCCGAGGATATGGACGAGCCGAGCGTGTCGCAGAACGATTCCGATGCGCAGCCCATCGTCAGGCTCGCCCTTTCCGGAACCGCAGACATCCCGGAGCTGACGAGCATTGCCGAAGGCATCGTTACCGATCGACTATCGGTCATCGAAGGGGTTGCCGAGATCACCGTAACTGGCAACCAACTTCAGGAATTTCGGGTGGAGATCGATATGACCGCCCTACAAAGCCGCGGGCTGTCACTCGACGACGTGGAAACGGCACTCCAGGCTCTGCGCGATGACACCCCTCTCGGCTCGCTGGATACAGGAAGCGAAACATTGACCCTGCGCTCGGCGAGCCCGGATGCCACGGTCGAGGATATCGCAACCTTGCGGATCGATCGCACCACTCGGATCTCCGACGTGGCATTCGTCCAATTGACATCCGAGGACCAGAGCTCAAGCGCCTATATTGACGGTCAACCCTCCGTCAGCATCGATATCGTTCGCGAGTCGGTGGGCAACACCCTAACCATTTCCCAAGCTGTAAATCAGGCCGTTGCCGAACTTGCATCGGTCCTGCCAGAGGGAGTCTCGTTAGCCGTCACCTCCGACGATGGTGTCTTCATAGAACAATCGATCAAGGAGGTCCTGAGCTCGATCATTATGTCCACGGCCATCGTGATCCTGACCATCTATGCCTTCATCGGCTCCGCGCGTGCGACGATCATTCCGGCATTCACGATACCCGTTGCCCTGGTTGGAACCATCGGGGCCATCTGGATGGCCGGGTTCTCGATCAACACCATCACGCTTCTTGCCCTTGTGTTGGCGACAGGCATGGTGGTCGACGATGCTATCGTCGTCGTCGAAAACATCGTCCGAAAGCGTCGTGAAGGGATGGGCCGACGCGCCGCAGCAGTCGCGGGCACCAGCGAGGTCTTCTTTGCAGTGCTGTCAACGACAGCAACGCTCGCGGCCGTCTTCATTCCGATCTCCTTCCTCCCCGGCCAGGCCGGCGGCATTTTCAAGGAGTTCGGCTTCGTTCTTGCCTTCAGCGTCACGCTTTCATCCATCGCGGCTCTCGTCCTTGCGCCGGTGCTTGCCGCAATCGTCGATCCCGGCCGACACGATCTGGCCAGCGGGCAAGCGTCGCGTCCATCCTTTCTCGCGCGCGGCTTCGATGCGCTCGTCGATCGGACCATCAGGTCCCCGATCCTTGCCATATGCATTGCCGGGGCTGTCGCGATCATCGCACTGGGCGCAGCCCGTGAAATGCCTTCGGAAGTCACCCCGAGCGAAGACCGCGGGTTCTTCATGGTTATGGCACGGTCGTCGTCCGGCGACAGCGTCGAGGTGCTCGAGACCGTCATATCGCAAATCGAAGGCGTCCTGGCGCCCTACCGCGAGAGAGAGGTCATCAGCACGGTCCAGTCATTGACCGGCCGGGGCGGCAGCGGCATGGCCTTCGTGATCGTACGATTGGCGGACTGGGCCGACCGCGACACCCCGCAGCAGGAGGTCATGGCAGATGTCAGCCGACAAATGGGAGATATTCCCGGCCTTACCGCATTCGTGCGATCCAGCAACAGCCTCAACATCCGCGGTGGCGGTGGAGGAGGACTCGAGTTTGCGGTTTCCGGGCAGGATCGGGACGCTCTGGAAGATGCGACCGACGCTCTTATATCAGCGATGCAATCGGATAGCACATTCCTCAATCCTCAACTTTCGAGCGAGCAGGTCCAGCCCGTTCTCGAAGTTGAAGTCGACCGTGAGGCGGCCCGCGATCTGGGTCTGGATAGTGCCAGCATCTCCAGTTCGATCAGCATGATGACCCAGGGCCAGACGGCCATCACAGTGTTTCTGGAGGGTGAGGAGGTCGACGTAACCCTCGTTCCCGGTGACCCTGCGATCGAAGACCCCTCCGACCTGGAGGCAATTTTCACACGCACTGCCGACGGGCAATATATTCCGTTCTCCTCAGTCGCCAGTTTGAATCAGGTCGTGGCCCCTTCTTCGCTTGATCGGGAGGCACAGTCTCCCGCCATATCGGCACAGGCGAATCTCGGCGCGGGTATCGACTTGGGCGAAGCGGCCGAGCGGCTGGAAGCGATCGCGGGCGAGGTCCTACCTGAAGGCACACATCTCGTGCTGCTCGGCGAGGCGGCCGCGATCGACGAGAGTACGCAAGGATTCATGCTGGTTTTTGGCGTGGCATTCCTGATCGTGCTGCTCGTGCTGGCCGCGCAATTCGAGAGCATAACCAGCGCAGTTTCGATCATGGTGACGGTGCCCTTCGGCATCGCCGCCGCAGTGCTCGCCATTTCCTTCTCGGGCGGCTCACTGAACTACTATAGCCAGATCGGTCTCGTGCTCCTTGTCGGCGTCATGGCCAAGAACGGTATCCTCATTGTGGAGTTCGCGAACCAACTCCGCGCTGCCGGACAGGACATCGACAGCGCTATTCGGGACGCCATGCGCCTGAGAATCAGGCCGGTCATGATGACGATGGTCTCCACCGTGCTCGGGGGGCTGCCGCTCGTTCTGGCTAGCGGTGCCGGGGCAGAGGCTCGCGTCGCCGTCGGTTGGGTGATCGTCGGTGGCCTCGGGTTCGCCACAGTCTTTACCTTGGTGTTGACCCCTGCCGCATATCGGCTGATCGCCGGCTTTGGAATGGCGCCCGGCGCGGCTGCATCAGCGCTCGACGCCGAGATTGCCGCGGCGCGCGCAGGCTCTGAACCGCTTTAG
- a CDS encoding HAD family hydrolase, with protein MRHIVFDLGQVLIEWSPEPAFSGHFDDQAAIRDWMARVDFNGWNRLQDGGRPLAEGLAAARAAHGDEAAPLENYTANFPLTIAAPVPGSWEIAEALKAAGHRLFAITNWSHDNWPAALTGYPRLQTLFEDIVVSGTERLLKPEPEIYLTLTRRNDIASGDCIFIDDSAANVEGARAVGMDAIRFTDSEALRQALKERGIG; from the coding sequence ATGAGACATATCGTTTTCGACCTGGGGCAGGTTCTGATCGAATGGTCCCCGGAACCCGCATTCTCCGGGCATTTCGACGATCAGGCAGCAATCCGCGACTGGATGGCCAGGGTTGATTTCAACGGATGGAACCGGCTGCAGGATGGCGGCCGCCCGCTGGCCGAGGGATTGGCGGCAGCGCGCGCAGCCCACGGAGATGAGGCTGCCCCGCTGGAAAACTACACCGCGAATTTCCCACTCACCATCGCGGCGCCGGTTCCCGGCAGCTGGGAGATCGCCGAAGCACTGAAGGCCGCGGGACACCGGCTGTTCGCGATCACCAACTGGTCGCATGACAATTGGCCGGCGGCACTGACGGGTTATCCGCGGCTGCAAACGCTGTTCGAGGATATCGTCGTATCGGGTACCGAAAGGCTGCTGAAACCCGAACCAGAGATCTATCTGACGCTGACCCGCCGCAACGACATAGCGTCAGGCGATTGTATCTTCATCGATGACAGTGCTGCGAATGTCGAGGGCGCGCGGGCAGTGGGGATGGATGCAATCCGGTTCACCGACAGCGAAGCGCTGCGCCAGGCTTTGAAGGAACGTGGCATCGGATAG
- a CDS encoding nucleoside deaminase, producing MAGFTSHMAQALAEARAAAERGEVPVGAVITAPDGRVIAAAGNRTRELSDPTAHAEILTIRLACAAASSERLPGHTLWVTLEPCPMCAAAISAARIATLYYGAEDSRMGGVAHGARVFDHPQCHHRPQVYDGISADESRKLLQSFFEERR from the coding sequence ATGGCCGGTTTCACATCCCATATGGCACAGGCCCTGGCAGAAGCGCGGGCGGCAGCGGAACGTGGCGAAGTGCCCGTTGGCGCGGTGATCACCGCCCCAGATGGCCGGGTGATCGCGGCCGCCGGGAACCGCACGCGGGAATTGTCGGACCCTACCGCTCATGCGGAAATCCTGACGATCCGCTTGGCCTGCGCCGCCGCTAGCTCCGAACGCCTGCCCGGTCATACGCTTTGGGTCACGCTGGAGCCCTGTCCGATGTGCGCGGCGGCCATTTCGGCTGCCCGAATCGCGACGCTGTATTACGGCGCAGAGGATTCCCGCATGGGAGGCGTGGCGCATGGCGCGCGGGTATTCGACCATCCGCAATGCCATCACCGGCCACAGGTATATGACGGAATCAGTGCGGATGAATCCCGTAAGCTGCTGCAATCATTCTTCGAGGAACGCCGATGA
- a CDS encoding pseudouridine synthase — protein sequence MTDTPDTPNNNSKSSGERIAKVMARAGVASRREAERMITEGRVTVNGDKITSPALDVSPSDRIMVDGKKLDEPQETRLWLYYKPVGLVTSEADDKGRQTVFDALPRDLPRVMTIGRLDLNSEGLLLLTNDGELKRQLELPSTGWLRRYRVRVNGTPNDLSFAPLRRGVTIDGEEFAPMEIKLDSQQGANAWLTVGIREGRNREIRRAMAHIGLQVNRLIRVGYGPFRLTGMEKNQVTEIKRRVLRDQLGGLMTGEASEKEREMRPRGAEAARHAPGKRDERGEGRPFRGDDWAPRRADGKGGAPRKFGTGPKQDRDRPARGDKPWDKRERPSEPRAGDSAAGDRPKRSFGAKPGGGQGARDFSGKPGFKGQRNAGRGDSDGGKSFGGKPAGRPAGKPFGAKPGGRPAGKPFGGKPGGKPGGRPSGKPRGGPRG from the coding sequence ATGACTGATACCCCAGACACCCCCAACAACAACAGTAAATCCTCTGGCGAGAGAATCGCCAAGGTGATGGCACGCGCAGGCGTGGCCAGCCGCCGCGAGGCAGAGAGGATGATCACGGAAGGCCGTGTCACCGTGAACGGGGACAAGATCACCAGCCCGGCGCTGGACGTATCGCCCTCGGACCGGATCATGGTTGACGGCAAGAAGCTGGACGAGCCGCAGGAAACCCGGCTCTGGCTCTATTACAAGCCGGTCGGGCTGGTCACTTCCGAAGCGGATGACAAGGGCCGCCAGACCGTATTCGATGCGCTGCCCCGCGATCTGCCCAGGGTGATGACCATCGGCAGGCTGGACCTGAACTCCGAGGGGCTGCTGCTACTGACCAATGACGGCGAGTTGAAGCGGCAGCTTGAATTGCCCTCGACGGGCTGGCTGCGCCGCTATCGGGTGCGAGTGAATGGCACACCGAACGATCTGTCATTCGCGCCGTTGCGCCGGGGCGTGACCATTGATGGCGAGGAATTCGCACCGATGGAGATCAAGCTGGATAGTCAGCAAGGGGCCAATGCCTGGCTGACGGTGGGGATTCGCGAGGGCCGGAACCGCGAGATCAGGCGGGCCATGGCCCATATCGGTCTACAAGTGAACCGATTGATTCGCGTAGGTTACGGTCCGTTCCGCCTGACCGGCATGGAGAAGAACCAGGTGACCGAGATCAAGCGCCGCGTCCTGCGCGACCAGCTTGGCGGCCTGATGACCGGCGAAGCCTCCGAGAAAGAGCGCGAAATGCGGCCACGTGGCGCCGAAGCCGCACGCCATGCACCGGGAAAACGAGACGAGCGTGGCGAAGGCCGCCCATTCCGTGGCGATGACTGGGCTCCCCGCCGGGCGGATGGCAAGGGCGGTGCGCCTCGCAAGTTCGGCACCGGACCAAAACAGGACCGAGATCGTCCGGCGCGGGGCGACAAGCCTTGGGACAAGAGGGAACGGCCAAGTGAGCCCCGCGCCGGTGATAGCGCGGCGGGCGATCGCCCGAAGCGCAGCTTTGGCGCAAAGCCCGGCGGTGGGCAGGGCGCGCGCGACTTTTCCGGCAAGCCGGGTTTCAAGGGCCAACGCAATGCGGGCAGGGGCGATAGCGATGGCGGAAAATCATTCGGCGGAAAACCGGCCGGGCGTCCCGCTGGAAAGCCATTTGGCGCGAAGCCTGGCGGACGACCTGCAGGAAAACCATTCGGTGGTAAACCTGGGGGCAAGCCGGGCGGGCGCCCATCCGGGAAACCGCGCGGCGGGCCAAGGGGTTAA
- the hemP gene encoding hemin uptake protein HemP: protein MTATRPADFARPGASVLARMPQHDANELTRGGNQALIVLDEQVYQLRITRAGKLILTK, encoded by the coding sequence ATGACAGCGACGCGCCCTGCCGATTTTGCCCGCCCCGGAGCCAGCGTTCTGGCCCGAATGCCGCAGCATGACGCCAACGAGCTGACTCGTGGCGGAAACCAGGCGCTGATCGTGCTGGATGAGCAGGTTTACCAGCTGCGCATCACCCGCGCCGGCAAGCTGATCCTGACCAAGTAA
- a CDS encoding zinc ABC transporter substrate-binding protein produces MRLTTSTAILTLFAAPAFAEPPQVVTDIPTTGSLVQQVMGDLGEVRVLIGEGADPHHFQLRPSDARGLQSADLLVWIGPELTPWLERTVENFGDGEAIALLNVPGTHVQEFGAEHGDHDHAHEHGEEHADGHDHGHGNHAEDEHAEDEHGHDHDHAGEEHGEHEAHEGHDEHEGHEGHDHDGIDPHAWLDPANAQLWLSSIAEALAARDPDNAETYAANAEAAIREIEALEQEITARLEPVQAQSFVVFHDAYGYFTNHFGLQPGISVSLGDASSPSAARLKDVSSRIAESGAKCAFPEYGHDPALIDSATEGSNVRIGGELDPAGRGLEAGTALYGNLLQNMGNTIADCLTETE; encoded by the coding sequence ATGCGCCTGACCACATCCACAGCGATATTGACGCTGTTCGCTGCCCCTGCCTTTGCAGAACCGCCGCAGGTCGTCACCGATATTCCGACTACCGGATCGCTTGTCCAGCAGGTTATGGGAGATCTTGGCGAGGTGCGGGTTCTGATTGGCGAGGGCGCCGATCCGCATCATTTCCAGCTTCGCCCTTCCGATGCGCGGGGGCTGCAATCCGCGGATCTGCTGGTCTGGATTGGTCCCGAACTGACCCCGTGGCTTGAGCGCACCGTCGAGAACTTTGGCGACGGAGAGGCGATTGCGCTGCTGAACGTGCCTGGCACGCATGTTCAGGAATTCGGAGCAGAGCATGGCGATCATGACCACGCACATGAGCATGGAGAAGAACACGCGGACGGGCATGACCACGGCCACGGGAACCATGCGGAAGACGAGCATGCCGAAGACGAACACGGCCATGATCACGATCATGCCGGTGAAGAGCATGGCGAGCACGAGGCGCATGAAGGTCATGACGAGCATGAAGGGCACGAGGGGCATGACCATGACGGCATTGACCCGCATGCCTGGCTTGACCCTGCGAATGCCCAGCTTTGGCTGAGTTCCATCGCCGAAGCTCTGGCGGCCCGCGATCCCGATAACGCCGAGACTTATGCGGCGAATGCCGAAGCTGCCATCCGCGAGATCGAGGCTCTGGAGCAAGAGATCACCGCCCGGCTTGAACCGGTCCAAGCGCAAAGCTTCGTCGTTTTCCACGATGCCTATGGCTATTTCACCAATCACTTCGGCCTGCAGCCGGGAATTTCCGTATCGCTCGGGGATGCATCTTCGCCTTCTGCCGCGCGCCTGAAAGACGTATCCAGCCGGATCGCCGAATCAGGGGCCAAATGCGCCTTCCCCGAATATGGCCATGATCCAGCGTTGATCGACAGCGCGACCGAGGGTAGCAATGTCCGGATTGGCGGCGAGTTGGACCCGGCTGGCCGTGGTCTGGAGGCCGGTACGGCGCTTTACGGAAATCTGCTGCAAAACATGGGCAACACAATCGCTGATTGCCTGACAGAAACCGAGTGA
- a CDS encoding Fur family transcriptional regulator: MHGESDHGEAFAPHDHAACQSRALVEAEERLSRQGARMTPVRRRTLEILLEAHRAMGAYEVLDRLADDGFGRQPPVAYRALEFLVEHGLAHRLQRLNAFAACLHPGEDHAPVFLICRECDKVAETNAPAVRRELHAAAGVQGFKVERATIEALGLCPVCAEGRE; encoded by the coding sequence TTGCACGGAGAATCAGATCACGGCGAGGCTTTCGCCCCTCACGACCATGCGGCCTGCCAGTCACGCGCCCTGGTTGAAGCCGAGGAACGGCTGAGTCGGCAGGGCGCTCGCATGACACCTGTCCGGCGGCGCACATTGGAAATCCTGCTCGAGGCGCATCGCGCCATGGGCGCCTACGAGGTGCTGGACCGGCTCGCGGATGACGGTTTCGGCCGCCAGCCCCCGGTCGCCTATCGGGCCTTGGAATTCCTTGTCGAGCACGGGCTGGCGCATCGCCTGCAACGGCTCAACGCCTTCGCCGCCTGCCTGCATCCGGGAGAGGATCACGCCCCAGTCTTCCTGATCTGCCGCGAATGCGACAAGGTGGCAGAAACCAACGCTCCGGCGGTCCGCAGGGAATTGCATGCCGCGGCAGGCGTGCAGGGTTTCAAGGTCGAGCGCGCGACGATAGAGGCGCTCGGGCTATGCCCCGTCTGCGCCGAGGGGCGGGAATGA
- a CDS encoding metal ABC transporter ATP-binding protein, producing MTALITSEKLTIHRPGTSEPVLHDIDFRIAPGEIVTVVGPNGSGKSSLIRALLGHMPLVSGAITRSKALRIGYVPQQVQLDRTIPMTVRRFLSLPHWVGAGSIANALARTGVAGLEARQLTELSGGQFQRVLLARALLHDPQLLVLDEPTQGLDQPGMVAFYKLIEDVRNQTGAAVLMVSHDLLVVMRSSDRVICLNGHICCEGTPQDVGNAPEYRALFGTEARGTLALYRHHHDHDHDCPDHE from the coding sequence ATGACCGCCCTGATCACCTCGGAAAAACTCACCATCCACCGCCCCGGCACAAGCGAGCCGGTGCTGCATGACATCGATTTCCGCATCGCTCCGGGCGAGATCGTAACCGTAGTCGGTCCGAACGGCTCGGGGAAATCCTCGCTGATCCGGGCGCTGCTGGGTCATATGCCTTTGGTTTCCGGCGCGATTACCCGAAGCAAGGCGCTGCGCATCGGCTATGTCCCGCAGCAGGTTCAACTGGACCGCACCATTCCCATGACCGTCCGGCGTTTCCTGTCGCTGCCGCATTGGGTCGGGGCCGGGAGCATCGCCAATGCCCTGGCGCGAACCGGTGTCGCCGGTCTGGAGGCACGGCAACTGACCGAGCTTTCCGGCGGGCAGTTCCAGCGCGTCCTGTTGGCGCGCGCGCTGCTGCATGATCCGCAGCTCCTGGTGCTGGACGAGCCGACGCAGGGGTTGGACCAGCCCGGTATGGTTGCCTTCTACAAGTTGATCGAGGATGTGCGGAACCAGACCGGCGCGGCCGTGCTGATGGTCAGTCACGACCTGCTGGTGGTCATGCGTTCCTCGGACCGCGTGATCTGTCTGAACGGTCATATCTGCTGCGAAGGGACGCCGCAGGACGTTGGCAATGCCCCTGAATACCGTGCACTGTTCGGCACCGAGGCACGGGGCACATTGGCTCTCTATCGCCATCACCACGATCACGACCATGACTGCCCCGATCATGAGTAA
- a CDS encoding metal ABC transporter permease, with translation MLDDFLTRAILAGLGLALVAGPLGSFVVWRRMAYFGDSTAHAAILGVALALAFDLSIYAGTITVALAVAVLVTALTARGQAMDTVLGVIAHSALAFGLVAISFVPAARVDLASYLFGDILAVGRMDLVWIWAGALSVLALLIWRWQKLVTASVNEELAMAAGIDPRLERLALSIALALVVAIAIRIVGSLLISAMLIIPAATARRFAATPERMAAIASILAGSSVLAGLMASLYLDSPAGPSIVAAATVFFVFAQGVRTR, from the coding sequence ATGCTGGACGACTTTCTGACACGCGCAATTCTCGCAGGGCTGGGGCTGGCACTGGTGGCCGGGCCGCTCGGCAGCTTCGTGGTATGGCGGCGGATGGCCTATTTCGGCGATTCGACCGCCCATGCCGCGATCCTGGGCGTCGCGCTCGCCCTTGCCTTCGACCTGTCGATCTATGCCGGGACGATTACCGTCGCGCTTGCCGTGGCGGTGCTGGTCACAGCGCTCACCGCGCGCGGACAGGCGATGGACACGGTACTTGGGGTAATCGCCCATTCGGCGCTAGCCTTCGGGCTGGTCGCGATCAGCTTCGTTCCTGCGGCGCGGGTCGACCTGGCCAGCTACCTGTTCGGAGATATCCTGGCCGTCGGCCGTATGGACCTGGTCTGGATATGGGCAGGCGCGCTGTCGGTGCTGGCCCTGTTGATCTGGCGCTGGCAAAAGTTGGTCACGGCCTCGGTCAACGAGGAGCTGGCGATGGCGGCTGGAATCGATCCTCGGCTGGAGCGCCTGGCGCTGTCGATCGCGCTGGCCCTGGTGGTGGCCATCGCGATTCGAATCGTGGGTTCGCTGCTGATTTCGGCCATGCTGATCATCCCGGCGGCAACGGCTCGCCGATTTGCGGCCACCCCCGAGCGAATGGCCGCCATCGCCTCGATTCTTGCCGGATCATCGGTCCTGGCAGGGCTGATGGCCAGCCTCTATCTCGATAGCCCCGCCGGGCCCTCGATTGTTGCCGCCGCAACCGTATTTTTTGTGTTTGCGCAGGGGGTTCGTACCAGATAG
- a CDS encoding aminotransferase class IV family protein, whose protein sequence is MQKVSSFVTMLDGHEASAQDLAPLAFAGFAHFTAMQIREGKVRGLDLHLDRLRSASMAMFGKAHADTDIRDFLRAAVEAGPSDLSLTATVFSRSGEFTTHGASNDPAILVRTFPASSGPAGPLTLGVVKHQRSLADLKHVGESMKTYSLRQAAEKGFDDAAFIDEQGRIGEATIWNLAFWDGNSIIWPKADILKGITMQIIERQIAKTGVRSETREIDLADIKQFSGAALMNSWTPCVPVSTIGTVDLPVPSDFREILRSAYRAELPVRI, encoded by the coding sequence ATGCAAAAGGTTTCTTCGTTCGTAACCATGCTTGATGGGCACGAGGCTTCGGCACAGGATCTGGCACCGCTGGCATTCGCAGGATTTGCGCATTTCACCGCGATGCAAATCCGCGAAGGCAAGGTCCGGGGCCTCGATCTGCATTTGGACAGGCTTCGCTCGGCTTCCATGGCCATGTTTGGGAAGGCTCATGCCGATACGGATATCCGGGACTTCTTGCGCGCGGCGGTCGAGGCCGGGCCATCGGACCTGTCCCTGACGGCGACCGTGTTTTCGCGCAGTGGAGAGTTCACGACTCACGGAGCATCAAACGATCCCGCAATCCTAGTGAGAACCTTCCCGGCGTCCTCCGGCCCCGCTGGTCCACTTACCTTGGGCGTCGTGAAACACCAACGTTCCTTGGCCGACCTCAAGCATGTCGGGGAATCGATGAAGACCTATTCCCTGCGCCAGGCAGCCGAAAAGGGATTCGATGATGCTGCCTTCATCGACGAACAGGGGCGAATTGGCGAGGCGACCATCTGGAACCTGGCATTCTGGGACGGCAATTCCATTATCTGGCCCAAGGCCGATATTCTTAAAGGCATTACCATGCAGATTATTGAGCGGCAGATTGCGAAAACCGGTGTCCGATCCGAGACTAGGGAAATTGACTTGGCAGATATCAAACAGTTTTCCGGTGCCGCGCTCATGAATTCCTGGACACCCTGTGTTCCAGTCAGCACCATCGGAACTGTTGACCTACCAGTTCCAAGCGATTTCAGGGAGATACTCCGTTCAGCCTACCGGGCAGAGCTGCCGGTGAGGATTTGA
- a CDS encoding MerR family transcriptional regulator, which yields MKIGEMAERTGVSIRMLRYYEEQGLLAPARTASGYRDYGKVELNTIERIKTLGACGMTLPVIQRFLPCAIDGRGAFEPCDELRSILQHHVEDVDRRMDALAESRTLLSALLDEIDIRVE from the coding sequence ATGAAGATCGGTGAGATGGCAGAAAGAACTGGCGTCAGCATTCGTATGCTGCGCTACTATGAAGAGCAGGGTCTGCTCGCACCTGCCAGAACCGCCAGCGGATACCGGGACTATGGCAAAGTCGAGCTGAACACGATCGAACGCATCAAGACGCTGGGCGCCTGCGGGATGACCCTGCCCGTGATCCAGCGGTTTCTGCCTTGCGCCATAGATGGGCGAGGCGCATTCGAACCATGCGATGAGCTTCGCTCCATCCTTCAGCATCACGTCGAGGACGTTGACAGGCGGATGGATGCGCTCGCGGAAAGCCGAACACTTCTGTCAGCGCTTCTGGACGAAATCGATATACGGGTTGAATGA
- a CDS encoding DUF1989 domain-containing protein, with protein sequence MPRTSTTSSPQPSGRNPSASEALGPDGRIEPGKLHEIPARQGRALRVATGQIMQIVNTHGSQVGDFWCFADGDMTEFLSMEHLRTGLRRLSPGQGDGLISNRRRPIMTLLEDSSPGVHDTLVAACDSRRYTQLGHEGYHDNCADNLLMALSAIGLRAPEIPAPLNLWMNIPVEEGGAMSWQAPVSRPGDFVRLKAEIDAIAVISCCPMDLLPINGEDARPKSLGIMLET encoded by the coding sequence ATGCCCAGAACCAGCACAACCTCGTCACCGCAGCCATCTGGGCGCAATCCCTCGGCCAGTGAGGCCCTCGGGCCGGACGGCCGTATCGAGCCCGGCAAGCTCCATGAAATTCCCGCACGCCAGGGACGCGCCTTGCGCGTGGCAACAGGCCAAATCATGCAAATCGTCAACACGCATGGCAGCCAAGTCGGCGATTTCTGGTGTTTTGCGGATGGCGACATGACTGAGTTTCTCTCGATGGAGCATCTGCGGACCGGTTTGCGCCGGTTGTCTCCAGGACAGGGCGATGGGCTGATCAGCAACCGCCGTCGCCCGATCATGACACTCCTGGAAGACAGTTCACCCGGTGTGCATGACACATTGGTCGCGGCCTGCGACAGCAGGCGGTATACGCAGCTTGGCCATGAAGGCTATCACGATAACTGCGCTGACAACCTGCTGATGGCATTGTCCGCGATCGGCCTGCGGGCGCCCGAAATCCCCGCGCCGCTGAACTTGTGGATGAATATCCCGGTCGAAGAAGGAGGCGCGATGAGCTGGCAGGCGCCGGTATCGCGCCCCGGCGACTTTGTCCGGTTGAAGGCCGAGATCGATGCGATCGCGGTGATTTCCTGCTGCCCGATGGACCTTCTTCCCATCAACGGCGAAGACGCAAGGCCCAAGAGCCTTGGCATCATGCTGGAAACCTGA